Proteins from a genomic interval of Methanobrevibacter wolinii SH:
- the cobJ gene encoding precorrin-3B C(17)-methyltransferase, with translation MINVIGLGQNRENMTLGALAAIQDSDVIVGYSKYIDSISDLIEGKEVIKKGMGDEIKRVEMAISKSLDGYDVAIVSSGDPGVFGMANVLFQLISKYNTNIEVDIYPGVSALNYSASLLGAPLHDFAAISLSDLLTPLSEIKTKLEYSLKANLIIAIYNPISKSRKEPFKLFKDLVLDIRGPETLIGIVNSETYPSKVSVVKAKDLDEEKINMSTTLIVGNKMTYLDEGYMITPRGYVIKSKLNPLAVDFYERYFEGKTPKGPNTECGYYPCHEEGQHCDFCYCPFYPCGDKSTGGRWIKGKNVWSCEDCMWVHKKENIECIKSKFDDIVKEPNDLIKNKKELLKLRRECILKNNSKD, from the coding sequence ATGATAAATGTAATTGGTTTAGGCCAAAATAGGGAAAATATGACATTAGGAGCTTTAGCTGCTATACAAGATTCTGATGTTATTGTAGGATATAGTAAATATATTGATTCTATTTCAGATCTTATTGAAGGTAAAGAAGTAATTAAAAAAGGTATGGGGGATGAAATTAAAAGGGTTGAAATGGCTATATCTAAAAGTCTTGATGGATATGATGTAGCTATTGTAAGTTCTGGAGATCCTGGTGTATTTGGTATGGCAAATGTTCTTTTCCAGCTTATAAGTAAATATAATACTAATATTGAAGTTGATATTTATCCAGGAGTTTCAGCTTTAAATTATTCTGCATCTCTTCTTGGTGCACCTTTACATGATTTTGCTGCAATTAGTTTAAGTGATTTACTTACTCCTTTATCTGAGATTAAAACTAAATTAGAATATTCTCTTAAGGCAAATCTAATTATAGCTATTTATAATCCTATTAGTAAATCTAGAAAAGAACCATTTAAATTATTTAAAGACTTAGTTTTAGATATTAGAGGTCCTGAAACATTAATTGGTATTGTAAATAGTGAAACTTACCCATCAAAAGTATCTGTTGTGAAAGCTAAAGATCTTGATGAAGAAAAAATTAATATGTCAACTACATTAATTGTTGGAAATAAAATGACATATCTTGATGAAGGTTATATGATAACTCCTAGAGGATATGTAATTAAATCAAAATTAAATCCATTAGCTGTAGACTTTTATGAAAGATATTTTGAAGGTAAAACTCCAAAAGGACCTAATACTGAATGTGGATACTATCCATGTCATGAAGAAGGTCAACATTGTGACTTCTGTTATTGTCCATTTTATCCATGTGGTGATAAATCTACTGGTGGTAGGTGGATTAAAGGTAAGAATGTTTGGAGTTGCGAAGATTGTATGTGGGTTCATAAAAAAGAGAATATTGAATGTATCAAGTCTAAATTTGATGACATTGTAAAAGAACCTAATGATTTAATTAAAAACAAGAAAGAATTATTAAAGTTACGTAGAGAATGTATTTTAAAAAATAATTCTAAAGATTAA